Proteins encoded together in one Falco peregrinus isolate bFalPer1 chromosome 2, bFalPer1.pri, whole genome shotgun sequence window:
- the CCDC92 gene encoding coiled-coil domain-containing protein 92: protein MAASNLENQLQSAQKNLLFLQREHASTLKGLHAEIRRLQQHCTDLTYELTVKSSDLSGNGSSRSDELKRKCKDLEAQLKAKEAENNELLKELEQKNAMIMVLENTIKEREKKYLEELKMKSHKLNMLSSELEQRASTIAYLTSQLHATKKKLMSSGGTSEGTPSGSPVLSSYKPSPPKDKLPETPRRRMKKSLSTPLNPEFEEAYRIGSESRKLLLREPVDAMPDPTPFLLARETAEVHLIKERPLVIPPIASDRAPGESHSPAREKPHKAHIGVAHRIHHVAPSQPQPEVETLAVDPVHGSKVVRKHSGTDRTV from the exons ATGGCGGCATCAAACCTGGAGAACCAGCTGCAGAGCGCCCAGAAGAACCTGCTGTTCCTGCAGCGCGAGCACGCCAGCACGCTGAAGGGGCTGCACGCTGAGATCCGGcgcctgcagcagcactgcacag ATTTAACCTACGAACTGACTGTAAAGAGTTCAGACTTGTCAG GAAATGGTAGTTCAAGAAGCGATGAACTCAAAAGAAAGTGCAAAGATCTTGAAGCTCAGCTGAAAGCCAAAGAggctgaaaataatgaattattgAAAGAACTCGAACAAAAGAATGCAATGATAATGGTGCTGGAAAACACtattaaagaaagagaaaagaagtaCTTGGAagagttaaaaatgaaaagccataAGCTCAATATGCTGTCGAGTGAACTAGAGCAGAGAGCGAGCACTATTGCGTATTTGACTTCTCAGCTGCATGCTACGAAGAAGAAGCTGATGAGTTCAGGTGGGACTTCAGAGGGGACCCCTTCTGGCAGTCCCGTGTTGTCCAGCTATAAGCCGTCCCCTCCCAAAGATAAACTGCCGGAGACCCCACGGCGCAGGATGAAGAAGAGCCTGTCGACGCCACTGAACCCCGAGTTTGAAGAGGCCTACAGAATAGGGTCGGAGAGCCGGAAGCTGCTGTTACGAGAGCCGGTGGATGCCATGCCCGATCCCACCCCCTTTCTCTTGGCCAGGGAAACAGCAGAGGTGCACCTCATTAAGGAGAGGCCGTTGGTTATTCCACCTATTGCTTCAGATCGTGCACCTGGCGAATCACACAGCCCTGCCCGTGAGAAGCCGCACAAGGCCCACATTGGGGTGGCGCATCGCATCCACCACGTTGCGCCGTCCCAGCCGCAGCCGGAGGTTGAAACACTGGCAGTGGATCCGGTCCATGGCAGCAAGGTGGTCAGAAAGCACTCAGGGACAGACAGAACTGTTTGA